CGATCGGGTACATCTGCCCGAAGTCCCCCAGCTGGTAGGCCCGCAGGAGCAGCACCGTCGACGTCGTCTGCACGGCCACCGAGGTCAGCAGGTACGGCCAGGAGGCGGCGGCCGGCAGCGGGTTGAGCAGCACCAGGACGACCGCGCACGCGGTGTACGTGAGGTTGATCAGCGTGAAGCCGACCAGCTTGTCCGGGATCCGGTGCGCGAGCCCGTTCCAGACGGCGTGCAGCACCGCCGCGGTGAGCACGGCGACGGGCACGGCCGACGCGAATCCTGGCATGGCGAAGCTCCCCTCCAACGAGCCTGGAACGGAATTCCACGTTACCCTGATTCCATGGAAGAGTGTTCCGAATTTTCTCCCCTGGAGTCGCAGCTCGCCGCGCAGATCCGCGCCCGGCTCGGCGAGCTGCGCGGCACCGAGTCCCGCGTCGCCCAGGTCGTCCTCGACCGCGGCACCGACCTGGTGCACCTCAGCGTCAGCGATGTCGCCGCGCTCGCCGGCACCGCGCCGTCCTCCGTGGTCCGCGCCTGCCAGCGGCTCGGCTTCCGCGGCTACCAGGAGCTGAAGATCGCCGCCGCCCGGCACGCCCCCCGCCCGGCGCCCGGCCCGGCCGACGACCGCGACCCGGCCGCCCGCGCGCTCGCCGACAGCCTGCGCGCCGCCCGGGAGGCCCTCGACGGGATGACCGCCACCCTCACACCGGCCGACCTGCGGGCAGCCGCCGGACTGCTCGACGGCGCCGACCAGGTGCTCCTGGCCGGCACCGGACTCTCCGGCGCGGTCGTGCTCGACCTCGCCTACCGGCTGCGCGCCCTCGGGCTGCTCGTCGACGCCCCCGCCGACCCGCTCACCGCCCAGCTCGCCGCCGCCCAACTCCCGCCCACCGGCGTCTGCCTGGCCGTCAGCCACACCGGTGCGACCCCGACCGTGGTCGACACCGCACGCCGTGCCCGCGCGGCCGGCGCCGCCGTCCTCGCCGTCACCAGCTACGCCCGCTCGCCGCTCACCGAGATCGCCACCCACACCCTGGTCGCCGGCGGGCAGGACCTGGTGTTCGGCCTGGAGACGACCGCCAGCCGGCTCGCCCACCTGGCCGCCGTCGACGCCCTCGCCGCGACCCTGCTCGCGCTGCGCGGGCCCCGGGCCGAGCAGGCGCTCCGACTCTCGGCGGACGTGACGGCGGATCAGATGTACTGAGGGCCGGCGCGGGCCCGGCCATCCGGCGCTGCGCTACCGGAGGCCGCCGAGGACGGGGCCGCAGGCCTCCGATCAGGGAGAACGAGGCTGTCGGAGGTGGTGTGTAGGCTCGCAGGCATGGCGAGGGTGACGCGGGACGATGTGGCGAGGGTGGCGGGGACGTCCACGGCGGTCGTGAGTTATGTGATCAACGACGGGCCACGGCCGGTGGCGCCGGCCACACGGGCACGGGTGCTCGCGGCGGTCGAGGAGCTGGGGTACCGGCCCAACCGGGTCGCGCAGGCGATGGCGCGGCGGCGGACCAACCTGATCGGGATGGTCGTCCCGGACGCGCGCCAGCCGTTCTTCGCCGGGCTCGCGCACATGGTGGAGCAGGCCGCCGCCGAGCGCGGCCGGCTGCTGCTGATCGGCAACTCGGACTACGCGGACGAGCGCGAGGCGCACTACATCCGCGCCTTCCTCGGCATGCAGGTGGACGGCCTGATCCTGGTGACCCAGGACCCGTCGGTGCCCGGGGTGGCCGGCTTCGACGTGGGCGACGCGACGCCGGTCGTGCTGCTGCACCACCGCGCGGAGACCGCCGGCGGCGTGGCGGTGGTGGCCGACGACGAGGGCGGCGCCGCCGAGGTGGTCCGGCACCTGCTCGGCCACGGGCACGCCGAGGTGCACTGCTTCGGCGGCACGTTCGGGCTCAGCCCGGCCGACCCGGTCTCCGGGCGTACGGCCGGCTGGGCCGCCGCGCTGGCCGACGCGGGCGTGCCGGCCGAGGACCTGCTGGTCCCCGCACCGTTCGACCGGGTGCGCGCGCACGCCGAGGCGTTGAAGCTGCTGGCCCGGCCGGACCGGCCGTCCGCCGTGTTCTGCACGACGGACGACCAGGCGATCGGCATGCTGCGGGCCGCCGACGACCTGGGGATCCGGGTGCCGGAGGAGCTGGCGGTGGCCGGCTTCGACGACATCGCGGAGGCCGTGATCGCCGGCCCGGCGCTGACCACGGTCGCCACCGCGCAGGACGAGATGGCCCGGGCCGCGGTGGACCTGGTGCTGGGCGGGGCCACCGAGCGGGTCACCGGCGCGCGGACCTTCCCGGCCCGGCTGGTGCCGCGCCGTTCCTGCGGCTGCCCGGGTCCGTCCGGGCCGTCCTGAGCCGGTACGCCGCCCTGAGCCCGTACGGGGGTGCAACCTCCGCACGGGCCAAGGGCGTTGGGGCTCAGTTCAGCTGGAAGGTGGCCTCGACCGGGTAGTGGTCGCTGGGCGCGTTGGTGTCCGGCTGGCCCGGGGTCCAGCCCGCCTGGGGGTCGAAGTCGACCTTCACGGTGGACATCGAGGTGGGCGCCGGGCGGCCGGGGGCGTTCAGGTAGCCGATGTAGTCGAGGTCGTCCCGGT
The nucleotide sequence above comes from Streptomyces kaniharaensis. Encoded proteins:
- a CDS encoding MurR/RpiR family transcriptional regulator, which codes for MEECSEFSPLESQLAAQIRARLGELRGTESRVAQVVLDRGTDLVHLSVSDVAALAGTAPSSVVRACQRLGFRGYQELKIAAARHAPRPAPGPADDRDPAARALADSLRAAREALDGMTATLTPADLRAAAGLLDGADQVLLAGTGLSGAVVLDLAYRLRALGLLVDAPADPLTAQLAAAQLPPTGVCLAVSHTGATPTVVDTARRARAAGAAVLAVTSYARSPLTEIATHTLVAGGQDLVFGLETTASRLAHLAAVDALAATLLALRGPRAEQALRLSADVTADQMY
- a CDS encoding LacI family DNA-binding transcriptional regulator encodes the protein MARVTRDDVARVAGTSTAVVSYVINDGPRPVAPATRARVLAAVEELGYRPNRVAQAMARRRTNLIGMVVPDARQPFFAGLAHMVEQAAAERGRLLLIGNSDYADEREAHYIRAFLGMQVDGLILVTQDPSVPGVAGFDVGDATPVVLLHHRAETAGGVAVVADDEGGAAEVVRHLLGHGHAEVHCFGGTFGLSPADPVSGRTAGWAAALADAGVPAEDLLVPAPFDRVRAHAEALKLLARPDRPSAVFCTTDDQAIGMLRAADDLGIRVPEELAVAGFDDIAEAVIAGPALTTVATAQDEMARAAVDLVLGGATERVTGARTFPARLVPRRSCGCPGPSGPS